From the Treponema sp. J25 genome, one window contains:
- a CDS encoding bifunctional nuclease domain-containing protein, which produces MSKISIPCELIGLAYEERRELPFVLLREPQSGKVVSFPVNHAEASSIIFGAEGIRGPQPGIHDAFIQFFVNHGYKADYVYIWGDGDTHFYGYLKYHARFVSHRLEMNPADAISLAIRFKVPIMVDETLLAHMPDRDKKEQEAGFSFQQVLVFDHPPVSWVS; this is translated from the coding sequence ATGAGCAAAATATCTATTCCCTGTGAATTAATAGGCCTTGCCTATGAAGAAAGACGGGAATTACCCTTTGTGTTGCTCCGGGAACCCCAGAGCGGCAAAGTAGTCTCGTTTCCGGTAAATCATGCGGAGGCGAGCAGTATTATTTTTGGGGCAGAGGGAATTCGGGGGCCCCAGCCGGGAATTCACGATGCCTTTATTCAATTCTTTGTAAATCATGGATATAAAGCTGATTATGTCTATATCTGGGGGGATGGGGATACCCATTTTTATGGATATTTAAAGTATCATGCTCGGTTTGTGTCCCATCGGCTTGAGATGAATCCCGCCGATGCCATTTCCCTGGCTATTCGCTTTAAGGTTCCTATTATGGTAGATGAAACTCTTCTTGCCCATATGCCGGATAGGGATAAGAAAGAACAGGAAGCGGGTTTTTCTTTTCAGCAGGTTCTTGTTTTTGATCATCCGCCGGTTTCCTGGGTTTCGTAA
- a CDS encoding tetratricopeptide repeat protein: protein METAAMLNDSGIALTEANRALDAIPLFQKALALEPANPLIWLNLGIAQQRIGDYANALESFKRTIELDPFVSEAWASMGLICYELEQYEEAETLYRKALEIAPLAPKTWNNFGVLYFTQGNYEEARRCFEEALRLFPLYYDALFNIRDTCYELGDEKAGKEYERRLTELGPLRDYR from the coding sequence ATGGAAACGGCAGCGATGTTGAATGATTCTGGCATTGCCCTTACCGAAGCAAATCGGGCACTCGATGCGATACCTCTGTTTCAAAAGGCCCTGGCCCTTGAGCCTGCGAATCCCCTCATATGGCTTAATCTTGGTATCGCCCAGCAACGGATAGGGGATTATGCAAACGCCCTGGAGAGTTTTAAACGCACCATCGAGCTCGATCCTTTTGTATCAGAGGCCTGGGCTTCCATGGGGCTTATCTGCTATGAGCTAGAACAATACGAAGAAGCGGAGACCCTGTACCGCAAAGCCCTGGAAATCGCTCCCCTGGCTCCCAAAACATGGAACAACTTTGGGGTATTATATTTTACCCAGGGGAACTATGAAGAAGCCCGTCGCTGTTTCGAAGAAGCACTCCGGCTTTTTCCCCTCTATTACGATGCCCTTTTCAATATCCGTGATACTTGCTATGAACTAGGGGATGAAAAGGCAGGCAAAGAATATGAACGGCGACTTACTGAACTGGGCCCTCTCCGGGATTACCGATAA
- a CDS encoding protein-glutamate O-methyltransferase CheR produces the protein MSSFLSDGDFELFRKLIYNQSGIHFSDTNRAILESRLKEQLREKGLNEVRAYYDLVSKDKEELKLFLDSITTNLTRFFRNQAHFDALEKYVIPELIKIKKPLNDFKIKVWSAGCSTGEEPYTIAMLMKETLPSPWFAEIVASDISLKSLMVGKEGFYADARVVGVPDHYLKKYFTRVDGGYQIRDEIKQMIRFDYHNLMYDSGLRNMDVVFCRNVLIYFDEASQKATIERFWEAMAPKSFLFIGHSESLFGMNTKFEFVKTEWATFYRKYI, from the coding sequence ATGAGTAGTTTTTTATCCGACGGAGATTTCGAGCTTTTTCGAAAACTCATCTATAATCAAAGTGGTATTCATTTCTCCGATACTAACCGGGCTATTCTTGAAAGCCGATTAAAGGAACAGTTACGCGAAAAGGGATTGAATGAAGTACGAGCCTATTATGACTTAGTTAGTAAAGATAAAGAAGAACTTAAACTCTTTCTGGACTCCATCACTACCAACCTTACCCGATTTTTTCGAAACCAGGCCCATTTCGACGCTCTGGAAAAATACGTGATCCCCGAGTTAATAAAGATCAAAAAACCTCTTAACGATTTTAAGATAAAGGTCTGGAGTGCCGGCTGTTCTACCGGTGAAGAGCCCTATACTATTGCAATGTTGATGAAAGAGACCCTTCCTTCGCCGTGGTTCGCCGAAATCGTGGCCAGCGATATCAGTCTTAAATCTCTTATGGTTGGGAAAGAGGGATTTTATGCGGATGCCCGTGTGGTAGGAGTCCCCGATCATTACCTAAAAAAGTATTTCACCCGGGTGGATGGGGGCTATCAGATCCGGGATGAGATTAAACAGATGATCCGCTTTGACTACCATAATCTTATGTACGACTCCGGACTCCGAAACATGGACGTGGTATTTTGTCGCAATGTGCTCATCTATTTTGATGAGGCCTCTCAAAAAGCTACCATAGAACGTTTCTGGGAAGCCATGGCGCCAAAGTCCTTTCTTTTCATCGGACACTCGGAGTCCCTTTTTGGCATGAACACCAAGTTTGAGTTTGTAAAGACCGAATGGGCTACATTCTATAGAAAATACATCTAA
- a CDS encoding Hsp20/alpha crystallin family protein — protein sequence MKGNKVYVDLGTIFDEIFEAAQNFSDEFHRNFGTFGEGRGPFGGFGYGQDENVDYYPNYSYPPMNVYMLPDRTLVFEFALAGFDEKNISLSFQGDYMVFSAKINPEYQLDENVRFLKRRLKLKDIEKQKYYVPLDKFAQEKVKAVYRNGVLKVTIPPKEEVEQNEGIKIEIIKEGE from the coding sequence ATGAAAGGGAACAAGGTGTACGTGGATTTGGGGACCATCTTCGACGAAATCTTCGAAGCGGCCCAGAATTTCAGTGACGAATTCCATCGGAATTTTGGCACCTTTGGAGAAGGACGGGGGCCTTTTGGAGGATTTGGCTATGGGCAGGACGAAAATGTGGATTACTATCCCAACTATTCGTATCCTCCCATGAATGTCTACATGCTCCCTGACCGCACCCTGGTATTTGAGTTCGCCCTGGCAGGGTTTGATGAAAAAAACATCAGCCTCTCTTTCCAGGGGGACTATATGGTATTTTCTGCCAAGATTAACCCCGAATACCAACTGGACGAAAATGTCCGGTTCCTTAAACGGCGACTTAAACTGAAGGATATTGAAAAACAAAAATACTATGTCCCGTTGGATAAGTTTGCCCAGGAAAAAGTAAAGGCCGTGTACCGAAATGGAGTTCTTAAGGTAACCATCCCACCTAAAGAAGAGGTAGAACAAAACGAGGGGATTAAAATCGAAATAATAAAAGAAGGAGAGTAA
- a CDS encoding biosynthetic peptidoglycan transglycosylase: protein MPRKKNKSPTEPFLCFTEEDLERTKTASLFYIKKHYRWLAQQRKSHQKVSPTSPSLWAARLINLLKISIKWVVILHGIFILSTSLCLGIFRFINPPATTLMLYRRVVYGWEIKAPRYLPLNKIPRYVRNMVIRVEDGEFYNHRGILPAAIKNAYRLNQQIGRPVYGGSTITMQTARTLFLIPEKSYLRKYLEIIIALEMELILSKDRILELYLNYAEWGKGIFGIEGAARFHYNKGVQSLTTNQAIRLVTLLSSPIRYTPQTLTKNGILRSRYQYLVQRFESP from the coding sequence GTGCCACGGAAGAAAAATAAATCGCCAACAGAACCGTTCCTTTGTTTTACTGAAGAAGATCTGGAGCGAACAAAAACTGCAAGTCTTTTCTATATAAAAAAACACTACCGATGGTTGGCCCAACAAAGGAAATCCCACCAGAAAGTATCCCCTACCTCCCCTTCTCTCTGGGCGGCCAGGCTCATCAACCTTCTCAAGATAAGCATTAAATGGGTAGTTATCCTGCACGGAATTTTTATTCTTTCTACGTCCCTTTGTTTGGGCATATTCCGTTTTATAAATCCACCGGCCACAACGCTCATGTTATACCGGCGGGTAGTATACGGTTGGGAGATAAAAGCGCCTCGCTACTTACCACTTAACAAAATTCCTCGATACGTACGTAACATGGTAATTCGGGTAGAAGATGGGGAATTTTACAACCATCGGGGGATTTTACCTGCCGCGATAAAGAACGCCTATCGCCTGAATCAACAGATTGGAAGGCCCGTATATGGGGGAAGCACGATTACCATGCAAACCGCCCGGACCCTCTTTTTAATTCCCGAAAAATCCTATCTCCGAAAATACCTAGAAATAATCATAGCCCTGGAAATGGAACTGATATTATCGAAGGATCGGATCCTGGAACTGTACCTTAACTACGCTGAATGGGGAAAGGGTATCTTTGGTATAGAAGGGGCAGCCCGCTTTCATTACAACAAAGGGGTTCAATCCTTAACAACTAACCAGGCAATTCGATTAGTTACCCTTCTTTCCTCCCCTATTCGATATACTCCGCAAACCCTCACAAAGAACGGTATTCTTCGCAGTCGATACCAGTACCTGGTCCAAAGGTTTGAGTCCCCTTAA
- a CDS encoding TIGR00282 family metallophosphoesterase, with protein MKILYVAEIVGKAGIFTLKQVLPQIKNNVDFVIACGDGATNGYGLGRNHAGYIRKLGVDVITTGDCCFYKKDLVQNMEKLPYVLRPANIGPYAPGYGSRVYSVGATKVGVAVLLGQSGFNRIHGDNPFVLLPVLLERLHQETPIVLVDFHGATTAEKQALFALAAGKASAVIGSHGRVQTADARILGGGTAVLTDAGRTGSLDSVGGTEIFSRIREYQTGVPDWSRDAWDRPQLQGVIVEVNPEGKAEKIEPLRIDCKELPHERDRHDSED; from the coding sequence TTGAAGATCCTCTATGTAGCCGAAATTGTAGGAAAGGCAGGCATTTTTACCCTTAAACAGGTGTTACCACAAATAAAAAACAACGTAGACTTTGTTATTGCCTGTGGAGATGGGGCCACCAATGGATACGGTCTTGGGCGAAATCACGCGGGCTATATCCGAAAGCTAGGGGTAGATGTTATTACTACCGGGGATTGCTGCTTTTATAAAAAAGATCTTGTTCAAAATATGGAGAAACTCCCCTATGTGTTGCGGCCTGCGAACATCGGTCCCTATGCCCCGGGGTACGGGAGTCGAGTATACTCCGTGGGGGCCACGAAGGTGGGAGTGGCAGTACTCCTGGGGCAAAGCGGTTTTAATCGCATCCATGGAGATAACCCTTTTGTTCTATTACCAGTACTTCTAGAGCGGCTTCATCAGGAAACTCCCATAGTACTAGTAGATTTCCATGGAGCCACCACGGCAGAAAAGCAGGCCCTCTTTGCTCTAGCGGCAGGCAAGGCCAGCGCCGTTATCGGGTCCCATGGACGGGTTCAAACCGCGGATGCCCGAATCCTTGGCGGGGGAACGGCGGTGCTTACCGACGCAGGGCGGACGGGAAGCCTTGATTCGGTAGGAGGCACCGAAATTTTCAGTCGCATCCGGGAATACCAGACCGGTGTTCCCGACTGGAGCCGGGACGCCTGGGATCGGCCTCAACTGCAAGGGGTTATCGTCGAGGTTAATCCTGAAGGAAAAGCAGAAAAAATAGAACCTCTTCGTATAGATTGTAAGGAGCTTCCTCATGAAAGAGATCGGCACGATAGTGAAGATTGA
- a CDS encoding SoxR reducing system RseC family protein yields the protein MKEIGTIVKIEGSHITIQGGELAACFGCMNQECRANGKRFVAENPLGLPLQVGQTVEIEQAQEAVWKQTLLLFLPPLIVFGVLFWGSGYLFPSLAQDLRVALGIGGIFGVWGLQYFIRKGKPLGGGPRIIRIIEASLESNG from the coding sequence ATGAAAGAGATCGGCACGATAGTGAAGATTGAAGGATCCCACATAACCATTCAGGGAGGGGAGTTAGCGGCCTGTTTTGGTTGCATGAACCAGGAATGTCGGGCCAACGGGAAACGCTTTGTGGCAGAAAATCCCCTGGGTTTACCGCTCCAGGTGGGTCAAACAGTGGAAATAGAACAAGCCCAGGAAGCAGTATGGAAACAGACCCTGCTTCTCTTTTTGCCACCCCTTATAGTGTTTGGGGTACTTTTCTGGGGGAGTGGCTACCTTTTTCCCTCTTTGGCTCAGGACCTTCGGGTTGCCCTGGGGATAGGAGGCATCTTTGGGGTATGGGGACTACAATATTTCATAAGAAAGGGAAAACCCTTGGGGGGAGGACCCCGTATCATCCGAATCATAGAAGCATCCCTAGAATCCAACGGGTAG
- a CDS encoding chemotaxis response regulator protein-glutamate methylesterase: MAHEIGVLIVDDSALMRNLISRMVASKSGLVVIDKAMNGLFALQKLERCTPDVIVLDLEMPQMNGIEFLKERRRLGIDIPVIILSSIARRGAEITMEALALGASDFIMKPSDTNPENVQQIREQLVNMLYAYGCQYRQKKGKPLPTGEPLAPSEIPTAIPAEEHKKPVPPVTKIVPERKPGPIEIIAIGISTGGPNALREVFSKIDRDLPAPIVVVQHMPAGFTSEFAKSLDSICPLEVKEAQDGDIIRPGRILIAPGDRHLEVEKRPLATVARISDSPPVNGHRPSADVLFASVAREFGNRAMGVIMTGMGRDGARELGEILRAGGITLGQDEASSVVYGMPRVAYELGHVQEQVSLANMAHRISALAKEYQ, translated from the coding sequence GTGGCACACGAAATTGGGGTCCTAATTGTTGATGACTCCGCTTTGATGCGGAACCTCATAAGCCGGATGGTGGCAAGCAAGAGTGGCCTTGTGGTCATCGATAAGGCCATGAATGGCCTCTTCGCGCTTCAAAAACTAGAGCGGTGCACCCCCGATGTCATCGTTCTGGATCTCGAAATGCCCCAGATGAACGGCATTGAGTTCCTGAAAGAACGCCGAAGGCTGGGCATAGATATTCCCGTTATCATCCTTTCTTCCATAGCCCGTCGGGGTGCAGAAATCACCATGGAAGCCCTGGCTCTGGGGGCAAGCGACTTCATCATGAAGCCCTCGGACACCAATCCTGAAAATGTTCAACAGATCCGGGAACAGCTGGTAAACATGTTGTACGCCTATGGCTGTCAGTACCGGCAAAAAAAAGGGAAACCCCTCCCCACCGGCGAACCCCTTGCTCCTTCCGAAATACCAACGGCAATACCGGCAGAGGAACACAAAAAACCAGTACCACCGGTCACTAAAATAGTGCCCGAACGGAAACCGGGACCCATTGAAATCATTGCGATAGGGATTTCCACCGGCGGCCCCAACGCGCTGCGAGAGGTTTTTTCAAAGATCGATAGGGACTTGCCTGCCCCGATTGTGGTAGTTCAACACATGCCCGCCGGTTTTACCAGCGAATTTGCCAAAAGTCTGGATAGCATTTGCCCTCTGGAAGTAAAAGAAGCCCAGGACGGGGACATCATCCGCCCCGGAAGAATCCTCATCGCTCCGGGGGATCGTCATCTGGAAGTAGAAAAGCGGCCCCTTGCCACGGTGGCCCGTATCAGTGACAGTCCACCGGTAAATGGCCACCGTCCCTCAGCGGATGTTCTCTTTGCCTCGGTAGCCCGAGAATTTGGGAACCGCGCCATGGGGGTAATCATGACCGGGATGGGGCGGGATGGGGCCCGGGAGCTTGGTGAAATTCTGAGGGCCGGCGGGATTACCCTTGGGCAGGACGAGGCTTCATCAGTCGTGTATGGAATGCCCCGGGTAGCCTACGAATTGGGTCACGTTCAGGAGCAGGTAAGCCTGGCCAATATGGCGCATCGTATTAGTGCTCTTGCAAAAGAATATCAGTAA